The proteins below are encoded in one region of Mycobacterium shinjukuense:
- a CDS encoding TetR/AcrR family transcriptional regulator yields the protein MPSPRDRMVASAALLIRERGAHATAISDVLQHSGAPRGSAYHYFPGGRTQLLCEAVDYAGEHVSAIITEAGPSIELLDTLIDKYRQQLLASDFRAGCPVAAVSVEAGPAAERDRMAPVIERAAAVFDRWSELIARRFVGDGIPADRAEELAVLATSALEGAILLARVRRDLRPLDVVHRQLHNLLLAELPEGTRDDLH from the coding sequence ATGCCAAGCCCACGCGATCGGATGGTGGCATCCGCTGCGCTGCTGATCAGGGAGCGCGGCGCGCACGCCACCGCCATCTCCGACGTCCTGCAGCACAGCGGCGCGCCGCGGGGTTCGGCATACCACTACTTCCCGGGCGGGCGCACCCAACTGCTCTGTGAAGCGGTCGACTACGCCGGTGAGCATGTCTCGGCCATCATCACCGAGGCCGGGCCGAGCATCGAGCTGTTGGACACGCTGATCGACAAGTACCGTCAGCAGCTGCTGGCCAGCGACTTCCGCGCGGGCTGCCCGGTCGCGGCGGTGTCGGTGGAAGCGGGCCCGGCGGCCGAGCGGGACCGGATGGCCCCGGTGATCGAGCGCGCGGCGGCGGTATTCGACCGCTGGTCCGAGCTGATCGCGCGGCGCTTCGTCGGCGACGGCATCCCGGCGGATCGCGCCGAGGAACTGGCGGTGTTGGCGACGTCGGCGCTCGAGGGCGCCATCCTGCTGGCCCGGGTGCGCCGCGACCTGAGGCCCCTCGACGTTGTCCACCGCCAGCTGCACAACCTGCTGCTGGCCGAGTTGCCGGAAGGAACCCGCGATGACCTCCACTGA
- a CDS encoding L,D-transpeptidase, translating into MSRWTKGWAWACRTGSLVATVIAAATVAVVVLGAGPAVADPDQVPSDPGAVAPAEPAPVAPPDAVAPPDAVAPPDVVALPPAPEALAPPPDPLAVPTALGPAPAGQDPTPFVGEPPFRPPTFNPVDGALVGVAKPIIINFQVPIADRAMAERAIHISSIPPVPGKFYWMSPTQVRWRPLDFWPANTAVNIDAAGTKSSFRTGDALVATADDATHQMTITRNGVVQKTFPMSMGMSAGNHQTPNGTYYVLEKFPTVVMDSSTYGVPVNSPQGYKVTVTDAVRIDNSGNFVHSAPWSVADQGKRDVSHGCINLSPANAKWFYDNFGSGDPVVVKNSVGIYNKNDGAQDWQI; encoded by the coding sequence ATGTCGCGCTGGACGAAGGGCTGGGCCTGGGCCTGCAGGACGGGGAGCCTTGTGGCCACTGTGATCGCGGCCGCAACGGTTGCGGTCGTGGTGCTGGGCGCCGGGCCGGCCGTGGCCGACCCGGATCAGGTGCCCAGCGATCCCGGGGCGGTCGCGCCCGCTGAACCGGCGCCGGTGGCGCCGCCCGACGCGGTGGCGCCCCCCGACGCGGTGGCGCCCCCCGACGTGGTGGCGCTGCCGCCCGCGCCCGAGGCGCTCGCACCGCCGCCGGATCCGCTGGCGGTCCCGACGGCGTTGGGGCCCGCCCCGGCCGGGCAGGACCCGACACCGTTCGTCGGCGAACCGCCTTTCCGGCCGCCGACGTTCAATCCGGTCGACGGCGCATTGGTCGGTGTTGCCAAACCGATCATCATCAACTTCCAGGTACCGATCGCCGATCGGGCGATGGCCGAACGGGCCATTCACATCTCGTCGATCCCGCCGGTGCCGGGCAAGTTTTACTGGATGAGCCCGACCCAGGTGCGCTGGCGCCCGCTGGACTTCTGGCCGGCCAACACCGCGGTGAACATCGATGCGGCCGGCACCAAGTCGAGCTTCCGTACCGGCGACGCGCTGGTGGCCACCGCCGACGACGCGACCCATCAGATGACGATTACCCGAAACGGGGTGGTGCAGAAGACCTTCCCGATGTCGATGGGGATGTCGGCGGGCAATCACCAGACCCCGAACGGCACCTACTACGTGCTGGAGAAGTTCCCGACGGTGGTGATGGATTCCTCGACGTACGGCGTCCCGGTGAACTCGCCGCAGGGCTACAAGGTGACGGTCACCGACGCCGTCCGGATCGACAACAGCGGCAACTTCGTGCACAGCGCGCCGTGGTCGGTCGCCGACCAGGGCAAGCGTGACGTCAGCCACGGCTGTATCAACCTCAGCCCGGCCAACGCGAAGTGGTTCTACGACAATTTCGGCAGCGGGGACCCGGTCGTCGTGAAGAACTCCGTCGGGATCTACAACAAGAACGACGGCGCCCAGGACTGGCAAATCTAA
- a CDS encoding MFS transporter produces MTAETETTAPAARPWTPRTAAQLAVLAAAAFIYVTAEILPVGALSAIARNLHVSVVLVGTLLSWYAFVAALTTVPLVRWTAHWPRRRALVLSLGCLTASQLISALAPTFAVLAAGRVLCALTHGLLWSVIAPIATRLVPASHGGRATTTIYIGTSLALVVGSPLTAALSLMWGWRLAAVCVTVAAAVVAVAARLTLPLMVLSADQLQHVGPRARHHRNRGLIVVSLITMVGVTGHFVSYTYIVVVIRDVLGVRGPNQAWLLAAYGIAGVIAVALVARPLDRRPKGAIIVCMTCLTAAFVPLTVLAFGGQRTATTALIGTGAIVLWGAMATAVSPMLQSAAMRNGVDDPDGASGLYVTAFQVGIMAGSLAGGLLYERSVAMMLTASAGLLAAALLGMATMRHLFEAASARSQES; encoded by the coding sequence ATGACTGCCGAAACCGAAACCACCGCCCCCGCCGCGCGACCGTGGACGCCACGGACCGCCGCACAACTGGCGGTGCTGGCGGCGGCGGCCTTCATCTACGTCACCGCGGAAATCCTGCCCGTGGGCGCGCTGTCGGCGATCGCACGAAACCTGCACGTCAGCGTGGTTCTGGTGGGCACCCTGCTGTCCTGGTATGCGTTCGTCGCGGCATTGACCACGGTCCCCCTGGTGCGCTGGACCGCGCATTGGCCGCGACGCCGCGCCCTGGTGCTCAGCCTGGGCTGTCTGACCGCCTCACAGCTGATCTCGGCGCTGGCTCCCACGTTCGCGGTGCTGGCCGCCGGGCGGGTGCTGTGCGCGCTGACCCATGGCCTGCTGTGGTCGGTGATCGCCCCGATCGCCACCCGGCTGGTGCCGGCCAGCCACGGCGGACGCGCCACGACCACGATCTACATCGGAACCAGCCTGGCGTTGGTGGTCGGCAGCCCGCTGACCGCGGCCCTGAGCCTGATGTGGGGTTGGCGGCTGGCGGCGGTGTGCGTCACCGTCGCGGCAGCCGTGGTCGCCGTGGCGGCCCGGCTGACGTTGCCGCTGATGGTGCTCAGCGCAGACCAGCTGCAACATGTGGGGCCGCGGGCGCGCCACCATCGCAATCGAGGGCTGATCGTGGTGAGCCTGATCACCATGGTCGGCGTCACCGGCCACTTCGTCTCGTACACCTACATCGTGGTGGTGATCCGCGATGTCCTCGGCGTGCGCGGGCCGAACCAGGCCTGGTTGCTGGCTGCCTATGGGATCGCTGGGGTGATCGCGGTGGCCTTGGTGGCGCGACCGCTGGACCGCCGGCCCAAGGGGGCCATCATCGTGTGCATGACGTGTCTGACGGCCGCGTTTGTCCCGCTGACCGTGTTGGCCTTTGGCGGACAGCGCACCGCGACGACGGCCCTGATCGGCACCGGTGCGATCGTTCTGTGGGGCGCCATGGCCACCGCCGTGTCACCGATGCTGCAGTCCGCGGCGATGCGCAACGGCGTGGACGACCCCGACGGGGCCTCCGGCCTGTACGTCACGGCGTTCCAGGTGGGCATCATGGCCGGATCGCTGGCGGGCGGGCTGCTGTATGAGCGCAGTGTGGCGATGATGCTCACCGCGTCGGCCGGCTTGCTGGCCGCCGCGTTGTTGGGCATGGCGACCATGCGCCACCTGTTCGAGGCCGCCTCGGCGAGGTCACAAGAGAGCTAA
- the ilvD gene encoding dihydroxy-acid dehydratase yields MPQADIKPRSRDVTDGLEKAAARGMLRAVGMVDEDFAKPQIGVASSWNEITPCNLSLDRLAKAVKEGVFAAGGYPLEFGTISVSDGISMGHEGMHFSLVSREVIADSVETVMQAERLDGSVLLAGCDKSLPGMLMAAARLDLAAVFLYAGSILPGVAKLSDGSEREVTIIDAFEAVGACARGLMPRQDVDAIERAICPGEGACGGMYTANTMASAAEALGMSLPGSAAPPATDRRRDGLARRSGQAVVDLLRRGITARDILTKEAFDNAIAVVMAFGGSTNAVLHLLAIAHEAGVALSLDDFTRIGSRVPHLADVKPFGRHVMSHVDRIGGVPVVMKALLNAGLLHGDCLTVTGQTVAQNLADLAPPDPDGKVLRALNNPIHPTGGITILRGSLAPDGAVVKSAGFDSEVFEGTARVFDGERAALDALEDGTIAAGDAVVIRYEGPKGGPGMREMLAITGAIKGAGLGKDVLLLTDGRFSGGTTGLCVGHIAPEAVDGGPIAFLCNGDRIRLDVAGRTLDVLADPAEFESRRKDFAPPPPRYKSGVLAKYVKLVGSASTGAVCG; encoded by the coding sequence ATGCCGCAAGCCGACATCAAACCCCGCAGCCGTGACGTCACCGACGGCCTGGAGAAGGCCGCCGCCCGTGGCATGTTGCGGGCGGTAGGGATGGTCGACGAAGACTTCGCCAAGCCGCAGATCGGGGTCGCGTCGTCGTGGAACGAGATCACGCCCTGCAACCTCTCGCTGGACCGGCTGGCCAAGGCGGTCAAGGAGGGCGTGTTCGCCGCGGGCGGTTATCCGCTGGAATTCGGGACCATCTCGGTCTCCGACGGCATCTCGATGGGTCACGAGGGGATGCATTTCTCCCTGGTGTCCCGCGAGGTCATCGCGGACAGCGTCGAAACCGTGATGCAGGCCGAGCGGCTGGACGGTTCGGTCCTGCTGGCCGGCTGCGACAAGTCGCTGCCCGGCATGCTGATGGCCGCGGCCCGTCTCGACCTGGCGGCGGTGTTCCTGTATGCCGGTTCGATTCTGCCGGGGGTCGCCAAGCTCTCCGACGGCAGCGAGCGCGAGGTCACCATCATCGACGCGTTCGAGGCGGTGGGCGCCTGCGCCCGCGGCTTGATGCCACGCCAAGACGTCGATGCCATCGAACGGGCGATTTGTCCCGGCGAGGGGGCATGCGGCGGCATGTACACCGCCAACACCATGGCCAGCGCCGCCGAGGCGCTGGGCATGTCGTTGCCGGGCAGCGCGGCGCCGCCGGCCACCGACCGCCGCCGGGACGGGCTCGCGCGTCGCAGCGGCCAGGCCGTCGTCGACCTGCTGCGCCGCGGCATCACGGCCCGCGACATCCTCACCAAGGAAGCGTTCGACAACGCGATCGCGGTGGTGATGGCCTTCGGCGGCTCGACCAACGCGGTGTTGCACCTGCTGGCCATCGCCCACGAGGCCGGCGTCGCACTGTCGCTCGACGACTTCACCCGGATCGGCTCGCGGGTGCCGCATCTGGCCGACGTCAAACCGTTTGGCCGCCACGTGATGTCCCACGTCGACCGCATCGGCGGCGTCCCGGTGGTGATGAAGGCACTGTTGAACGCCGGCCTGTTGCACGGGGATTGCCTGACGGTGACCGGGCAGACGGTGGCACAGAACCTGGCCGACCTCGCCCCACCCGACCCAGACGGCAAGGTGCTGCGCGCGCTGAACAACCCGATCCACCCGACCGGTGGGATCACCATCCTGCGCGGCTCGCTGGCGCCCGACGGCGCGGTGGTCAAATCGGCCGGCTTCGACTCCGAGGTGTTCGAAGGCACCGCAAGGGTTTTCGACGGCGAGCGGGCCGCGCTGGATGCGCTCGAGGACGGCACCATCGCCGCCGGCGACGCGGTGGTAATCCGCTATGAGGGCCCCAAGGGCGGACCCGGGATGCGGGAAATGCTCGCCATCACCGGTGCGATCAAGGGTGCCGGACTGGGCAAGGACGTGCTGCTGCTCACCGACGGTCGCTTCTCCGGCGGCACGACCGGCCTGTGCGTGGGCCACATCGCACCGGAAGCCGTCGACGGCGGACCCATCGCGTTCCTGTGCAACGGCGATCGGATCCGTCTCGACGTGGCCGGTCGCACTCTTGACGTGCTGGCGGATCCGGCTGAATTCGAGTCTCGGCGAAAAGATTTCGCCCCTCCACCGCCGCGTTACAAATCCGGCGTGCTGGCCAAGTACGTCAAACTCGTCGGCTCGGCCTCGACCGGGGCGGTCTGCGGCTAG
- a CDS encoding SPW repeat protein, translated as MSTVHSSIEQHPDLLALRASFERAAESMSAYVTFGLTLLAGLYVAASPWIVGFHATSRLTWCDVIVGIAVAYLAYGFASALDRTHGMTWTLPVLGVWLIFSPWILRGVTVTAGMMWSHIIAGLVVAGMGLTATYFGMRTRAAATRS; from the coding sequence ATGAGCACAGTCCATTCATCAATTGAACAGCACCCCGATTTGTTGGCTCTGCGGGCGAGTTTTGAGCGTGCCGCCGAGTCGATGAGCGCGTATGTCACCTTCGGCCTGACCCTGCTGGCTGGCCTGTATGTGGCCGCGTCACCGTGGATCGTTGGCTTCCACGCCACGAGCCGGCTTACCTGGTGCGACGTGATCGTCGGGATCGCGGTCGCGTACCTGGCGTACGGGTTCGCGTCGGCGCTGGACCGCACGCACGGCATGACCTGGACGCTGCCGGTGCTCGGTGTCTGGCTCATCTTCTCGCCGTGGATTCTGCGAGGAGTGACGGTGACCGCCGGCATGATGTGGTCGCACATCATCGCGGGGTTGGTGGTGGCTGGCATGGGCCTGACCGCTACCTACTTCGGGATGCGTACGCGCGCAGCGGCTACCCGCTCATAA
- the mymT gene encoding copper-binding metallothionein MymT, whose amino-acid sequence MATHAAGTVLTCGHEGCGCRVRIEVPCNCAGAGQPYRCTCGDELTPVQ is encoded by the coding sequence ATGGCAACACATGCGGCCGGAACCGTGCTGACCTGCGGCCACGAAGGCTGCGGGTGTCGTGTCCGTATCGAAGTCCCCTGCAACTGCGCTGGCGCCGGCCAGCCCTACCGCTGCACCTGCGGCGACGAGCTGACGCCTGTCCAATAA
- a CDS encoding beta-glucosidase, translating to MTDDERFSLLVAVMGAGELWPVRDDRIPPGVPMSAGYVPGIPRLGVPALLMSDAGLGVTNPGYRPGDTATALPAGLALAASFAPGLARAAGEVIGREARSRGFNVVLAGAMNLARDPRNGRNFEYLSEDPLLSATMAAESIIGIQRQGVISTTKHYSLNCNETNRHWLDAVIDPDAHRESDLLAFEIAIERARPGAVMAAYNKVNGDYAAANPALITDILKGAWAYRGWVMSDWGATPGWECALSGLDQECGAQIDALLWQSEAFTGQLRAAHRDGRLPAERLSDMVRRILRSMYAVGIDRWEPAPAPDMAAHNEIALQIARQGIVLLQNRGLLPLAPDSAARIAVIGGHAQLGVPAGYGSSAVTPPGGYAAVIPIGGSGLESGLRKLYLVPSSPLAELKTLLPRARVEFDPGVSPAEAARVARRADVAIVFAVRAEGEGCDGVDLSLPWGQDALIAAVGAANPHTVVVLETGNPVTMPWRDAVNAVLQAWYPGQAGGRAIAEIVTGQVNPSGRLPITFPVDLAQTPRPELPDPAAGWGTPTTIHYFEGADVGYRWFARTGQHPMFAFGHGLSYTRFEYRDLVATGGDTVTVSFHVVNTGDRRGADVAQLYLTGALGKPLLRLLGFERVDLDVGQGTRVTITAEPRLLARYDGVAGCWRIAPGDYTVAVAASAAAMKLAARVQLSGRAFGR from the coding sequence ATGACCGACGACGAGCGGTTTTCGCTGCTCGTCGCCGTGATGGGGGCCGGCGAACTGTGGCCCGTGCGCGATGACCGAATCCCGCCGGGCGTTCCGATGAGTGCCGGGTACGTGCCCGGAATTCCCCGGCTCGGGGTCCCGGCGTTGTTGATGAGCGATGCCGGCCTCGGCGTCACCAACCCCGGATACCGCCCCGGCGATACCGCCACGGCGCTGCCGGCCGGGTTGGCGCTGGCCGCCAGCTTCGCTCCGGGGCTCGCCCGGGCCGCGGGTGAGGTGATCGGTCGGGAGGCGCGCAGCCGCGGGTTCAACGTCGTGCTCGCGGGCGCGATGAATCTCGCGCGCGACCCGCGCAACGGCCGCAACTTCGAATACCTTTCCGAGGATCCACTGTTGAGCGCCACCATGGCCGCGGAGTCGATCATCGGCATACAGCGACAGGGCGTCATCTCGACGACCAAGCACTACTCGCTGAACTGCAACGAAACCAATCGGCACTGGCTGGACGCGGTCATCGACCCCGACGCGCATCGCGAATCCGACTTGCTGGCCTTCGAGATCGCCATCGAACGGGCCCGGCCGGGCGCCGTGATGGCGGCCTACAACAAGGTCAACGGCGACTACGCCGCGGCAAACCCGGCGCTGATCACCGACATCCTCAAAGGCGCCTGGGCGTATCGCGGCTGGGTCATGTCCGATTGGGGCGCGACACCGGGCTGGGAGTGCGCGCTGAGCGGTCTCGACCAAGAGTGCGGTGCGCAGATCGATGCCCTGCTGTGGCAGTCGGAGGCGTTCACCGGCCAGCTGCGCGCCGCCCACCGCGACGGCAGGCTGCCCGCAGAGCGGTTGTCGGACATGGTTCGCCGGATCCTGCGGTCGATGTACGCCGTCGGAATCGACCGGTGGGAACCCGCTCCCGCACCGGATATGGCCGCGCACAACGAGATTGCGTTGCAGATCGCCCGGCAAGGAATCGTGCTGCTGCAAAACCGAGGGTTGCTGCCGCTGGCGCCCGACTCGGCCGCGCGCATCGCCGTCATCGGCGGCCATGCGCAGCTGGGTGTGCCGGCGGGCTACGGTTCGAGCGCCGTCACGCCCCCGGGCGGCTATGCGGCAGTGATCCCGATCGGTGGGTCGGGCCTGGAATCAGGGTTGCGCAAGCTCTACCTCGTGCCGTCGAGCCCGCTTGCAGAGCTGAAAACGCTGCTGCCCCGGGCGCGTGTCGAGTTCGACCCCGGCGTCAGCCCGGCGGAGGCGGCGCGGGTGGCGCGCCGCGCCGACGTCGCCATCGTGTTCGCGGTCCGGGCAGAGGGCGAGGGCTGCGACGGCGTCGACCTGTCGCTGCCGTGGGGTCAGGATGCGCTGATCGCGGCCGTCGGGGCCGCCAACCCGCACACCGTCGTGGTGCTCGAGACCGGCAACCCGGTGACCATGCCCTGGCGAGACGCGGTGAACGCCGTCCTGCAGGCTTGGTATCCCGGCCAGGCGGGTGGGCGGGCCATTGCGGAAATTGTGACCGGCCAGGTGAATCCCTCGGGCCGGCTACCGATCACATTCCCGGTCGATCTTGCTCAGACGCCGCGCCCGGAGTTGCCCGACCCCGCCGCCGGGTGGGGGACACCGACCACGATCCACTACTTTGAAGGAGCCGACGTCGGCTACCGGTGGTTCGCACGGACGGGCCAGCACCCGATGTTCGCGTTCGGCCACGGCTTGTCGTACACCAGGTTCGAATACCGCGACCTGGTCGCGACGGGCGGCGACACCGTCACGGTCAGCTTCCATGTCGTCAACACCGGCGACCGCCGGGGGGCCGACGTTGCGCAGCTGTATCTGACTGGCGCGCTGGGTAAGCCGCTGTTGCGGCTGCTGGGCTTCGAACGGGTCGACCTCGACGTCGGTCAGGGCACCCGCGTGACGATCACGGCGGAGCCGCGACTGCTGGCCCGCTACGACGGGGTGGCCGGCTGTTGGCGCATCGCGCCCGGAGACTACACGGTGGCGGTGGCCGCTTCGGCGGCGGCGATGAAGTTGGCGGCCCGAGTCCAACTGTCCGGCCGTGCGTTCGGGCGGTGA
- a CDS encoding TIGR04338 family metallohydrolase yields MSSRDFQRARVYAAEEFVRTLFDRAADHGSPSVEFFGTQLTLPPEGRFGSVASVQRYVDEVLALPAVRRRWPAVTAPHVRARRAATAAHYENHDGAGIIAVPGRDGAGWAMRELVVLHEVAHHLCRVPPPHGPEFAATLCTLAELVMGPELGHLLRVVYAKEGVRWTR; encoded by the coding sequence CTGTCCAGCCGGGATTTCCAGCGGGCCAGGGTTTACGCGGCCGAGGAATTCGTGCGGACACTGTTTGACCGCGCTGCCGACCATGGCTCGCCCAGTGTGGAGTTCTTCGGCACCCAGCTGACGCTGCCACCGGAAGGACGGTTCGGGTCGGTGGCATCCGTCCAGCGCTATGTGGACGAGGTGCTCGCGTTGCCGGCCGTGCGGCGGCGCTGGCCGGCGGTGACGGCGCCGCACGTGCGGGCGCGGCGGGCGGCCACCGCGGCGCACTACGAAAACCACGACGGCGCGGGCATTATCGCCGTTCCCGGCCGGGACGGCGCCGGCTGGGCGATGCGCGAGCTGGTGGTGCTGCACGAGGTGGCGCATCACCTGTGCCGGGTGCCGCCGCCGCACGGACCAGAGTTTGCGGCGACGCTGTGCACGCTGGCGGAGCTGGTGATGGGACCAGAACTTGGTCACCTGCTGCGGGTCGTCTACGCCAAGGAGGGGGTGCGGTGGACGAGGTAG
- a CDS encoding DUF2786 domain-containing protein, which yields MTDDKTLARIAALLRQAEGTDNPHEADAFMSAAQRLATAASIDLAVARAHAVTRSAAQAPTQRTITIGTAGTRGLRTYVQLFVVIAAANDVRCDVASNSTFVYAYGFAEDIDATHALYASLVVQMVRASDAYLATGAHRPTPTITARLNFQLAFGARVGQRLAEAREQARREITEDRARAPGTAVALRDKEIELRDYYRTASKARGSWRASSATAGYSEAARRAGDRAGRRARLGTSPELPGARAALGR from the coding sequence ATGACCGACGACAAGACGCTAGCGCGCATCGCCGCCCTGCTGCGCCAGGCCGAAGGCACCGATAATCCCCACGAGGCCGACGCGTTCATGAGCGCCGCACAACGGTTGGCCACGGCGGCATCCATCGACCTGGCGGTGGCCCGCGCGCACGCTGTCACCCGGTCGGCGGCGCAGGCGCCCACGCAGCGCACCATCACCATCGGGACCGCGGGCACCCGCGGGCTGCGGACCTACGTGCAGCTGTTCGTGGTCATCGCGGCGGCCAACGACGTGCGCTGCGATGTGGCGTCGAATTCGACGTTCGTCTATGCCTACGGGTTCGCCGAGGACATCGATGCGACCCATGCGCTGTACGCCAGCCTGGTGGTCCAGATGGTACGGGCGTCGGACGCCTACCTGGCTACGGGCGCGCACCGACCGACGCCGACGATCACCGCCCGGCTCAACTTCCAGCTGGCGTTCGGCGCCCGCGTCGGTCAGCGCCTGGCCGAGGCCCGAGAACAGGCCCGGCGGGAGATCACCGAGGACCGTGCCCGGGCACCGGGCACCGCTGTCGCGCTGCGGGACAAGGAGATCGAGCTGCGCGACTACTACCGCACCGCGTCCAAGGCGCGCGGTAGCTGGCGAGCCAGCAGCGCCACGGCCGGGTACTCGGAGGCGGCTCGGCGCGCGGGTGATCGCGCTGGGCGGCGAGCACGCCTCGGCACAAGCCCCGAGCTGCCCGGGGCACGGGCCGCGCTGGGCCGGTGA
- a CDS encoding alpha/beta hydrolase, with translation MTTRTERHFTGVGDVRIVYDVWTPDTPPRAVVVLAHGLGEHARRYDHVTRRFGEAGLVTYALDHRGHGRSGGKRVWVRDITEFTADLDTLVGIATRENPGCQRVVLGHSMGGGIVFAYGVERPDNYDLMVLSAPAVAAQDLVPAVVALAAKVLGVVLPGLPVQQLDFDAISRDPAVVQAYNADPLVYHGRVPAGIGRALLQVGETMPRRAPALTAPLLVVHGTADRLIPIEGSRRLVECVGSTDVELTEYPGLYHEVFNEPERGQVLDDVVSWICKRL, from the coding sequence ATGACTACCCGCACCGAACGACATTTCACCGGCGTCGGCGATGTGCGCATCGTGTACGACGTGTGGACTCCGGACACCCCGCCGCGAGCCGTGGTCGTGCTGGCCCACGGCCTCGGGGAGCACGCCCGCCGCTACGACCACGTGACGCGGCGGTTCGGCGAGGCCGGGTTGGTCACCTACGCGCTTGACCACCGCGGCCACGGCCGCTCCGGCGGCAAGCGGGTGTGGGTGCGCGACATCACCGAATTCACCGCTGACTTAGACACCCTGGTCGGCATCGCCACCCGGGAGAACCCCGGATGCCAGCGCGTGGTGCTCGGGCACAGCATGGGCGGCGGGATCGTGTTCGCCTACGGTGTCGAACGCCCGGACAACTACGACCTGATGGTGCTGTCCGCGCCGGCGGTGGCGGCGCAGGATCTGGTGCCGGCGGTGGTGGCGCTGGCCGCCAAGGTTCTGGGGGTGGTTCTGCCCGGCCTGCCGGTGCAGCAACTCGACTTCGACGCGATCTCGCGCGACCCCGCGGTCGTGCAGGCCTACAACGCCGATCCGCTGGTCTATCACGGACGGGTTCCGGCCGGGATCGGCCGTGCGCTGCTGCAGGTCGGTGAGACCATGCCGCGGCGGGCCCCGGCGTTGACGGCTCCGCTGCTGGTGGTGCACGGCACCGCTGACCGGCTGATCCCCATCGAGGGCAGCCGTCGGCTGGTCGAATGCGTGGGGTCCACCGACGTCGAATTGACCGAATATCCCGGGCTGTACCACGAGGTATTCAACGAGCCGGAGCGCGGCCAGGTGCTTGACGATGTGGTCTCCTGGATCTGCAAGCGGCTGTGA
- a CDS encoding pirin family protein, giving the protein MPAEIRRAADRAVTTTSWLTSRHSFSFGDHYDPDNTHHGLLLVNNDDIVKPAAGFATHPHRDMEIVTWVLSGALTHRDSAGNRGIIYPGLAQRMSAGSGILHSEKNDSATEPVHFVQMWVVPDETAIPPSYQQHHIDDELLTAGLVTIASGIPGHDAAITVHNRAAALHGARLSRGASVGLPAAPYLHLFVPRGRLTLEGVGELCGGDAVRFTDTDGPRLTADEPSEVLLWEMHAQLGGSAP; this is encoded by the coding sequence ATGCCCGCTGAGATCAGGCGCGCGGCCGACCGGGCCGTCACCACGACCTCCTGGCTGACATCCCGGCACTCGTTCTCGTTCGGCGACCACTACGATCCGGACAACACCCACCACGGGTTGCTGCTGGTCAACAACGACGACATCGTTAAGCCCGCAGCAGGGTTCGCCACACACCCACACCGGGACATGGAGATCGTCACCTGGGTGCTGAGCGGCGCACTGACACACCGAGATTCGGCCGGCAATCGTGGCATCATCTATCCCGGCCTGGCCCAACGGATGTCGGCCGGCAGCGGAATCCTGCATTCGGAGAAGAACGATTCCGCTACGGAGCCGGTGCATTTCGTGCAGATGTGGGTAGTCCCCGATGAGACCGCCATCCCCCCGAGCTACCAGCAACACCACATTGACGACGAGCTGTTGACCGCCGGCCTGGTCACCATCGCCTCGGGCATCCCCGGGCACGACGCCGCCATCACCGTGCACAACCGGGCCGCCGCGCTGCACGGTGCGCGGCTGTCACGCGGGGCCTCCGTCGGCTTGCCCGCCGCCCCGTACCTTCACCTGTTCGTTCCGCGCGGCCGGCTCACCCTGGAAGGGGTCGGCGAGCTGTGCGGGGGGGACGCGGTACGGTTCACCGACACCGACGGCCCGCGGCTGACGGCCGACGAGCCATCGGAGGTGCTGCTTTGGGAGATGCACGCACAGCTGGGTGGATCAGCACCATAG